A window of Candidatus Poribacteria bacterium genomic DNA:
TACGGGTGGTGGAGTCGGTTCCGTAACAGGTGTCTCTTCGATGCTCTCCGGTTCCTCAGCAGGCGGTTCTACGGTTGCCATCATGGGTGGTGCCAAGAGATAGTTGGCGATGATCTCCGCTGCAACTTCTCCGTTTGGAAGACCTGCATGCTCGAAGGTCCCGTGAATAATTGCGATTCTCCCACGATCTCCGTCTCGGAGAACGACGGGGTCCGCACAAGCCGCCTGATCATTGCCTGTATCGCTTGCGAAAATCTTTTCAGCAAACCACTCCCCTTGAAGTTGATCTAACTGAACGGATCTGTAAGATACAAAATCGACTAAACTCGGTGCTAACGCCATTCCGTCGGATGTGACAATCATTGTCTTCGGTGACATAACGTTTCTATTGTCACGCAGGGATATACTGGGATTGTCCATGAGGTTTTGCAAACCACCTTCTTTGTTTGCTCCTACCTCGGCAGTACTCACCACACCAGTGATTTCACCTACTTCAAAATCACTGTTATAGGCTATATAATCGGCGTGGTTCAGAATGGTATCGCCATCCATTGTTTCAATCCAATTTTCTGCGATGGACCCATCGGGTTGGGAATTCCCCTTACCATAGATCGAATCAGGTAACACGCCATAAAAGATTATGACATTCATATTGCCATCACCGGTCGTCTGAAGCATCCATTCTCTGACATGTGCAGGATCTTTCGTGATCTCTACAGAAAAACCTCCAGATTCCACAAGATTTCTTGTCGTTTCTGCTGCCATTGCTGCATCTTCCAGGGTGATCCAATAACTACGATTTGTATAGATCAAAACATCTACCAGATCAATTGGCATCGCCATCATTTCTTCTGGCATTTCCGTCGGTTCCGGCGGTGTTTCCACCATTTCTTCTGGCATTTCCGTCGGTTCCACCTGTTCCACATCCGGTAGAAGCGGTTCCATCATTTTCGGGACCTTTTCGCAACTTGTGAAATAGACCGCGCAGGCGAGAAGCGCGATAACGGCTATCCATAAATACTTTCGCATTGAAAATTCTCCTTAAGTCTAAAAGTGTAAAATGCACTTGATCAGAAGGTATCGCTACGTTCTGATCAAGCAGCTGTTTGTGGTTATGTACAAACCCCGTTAAAGCAAGGTTTATACATGATAAAAGCAGTGAATATTTAAGGATTCACGTCCTGCACACAACGAAAACTAGTGCCCGGATGTGCGCCCGATGGCCCTATAAAATAGCGGTGGGCGACACCATGATCTCCATGGACCCAGGAAGAGCCGCGGAGGACGATCTGTGTAGACTCAGTAACAACCAACGCGTCTAAGTCCGCTATCGTATTACTTGGCAGCGCGCCGTTCAACGGATTACGAGACGGCGACATACTATAGAAGTCTGGATCATAGTGATCAAGACAGAACTCTGAGACATTACCCGACATATCGTATAAACCATAA
This region includes:
- a CDS encoding formylglycine-generating enzyme family protein; protein product: MRKYLWIAVIALLACAVYFTSCEKVPKMMEPLLPDVEQVEPTEMPEEMVETPPEPTEMPEEMMAMPIDLVDVLIYTNRSYWITLEDAAMAAETTRNLVESGGFSVEITKDPAHVREWMLQTTGDGNMNVIIFYGVLPDSIYGKGNSQPDGSIAENWIETMDGDTILNHADYIAYNSDFEVGEITGVVSTAEVGANKEGGLQNLMDNPSISLRDNRNVMSPKTMIVTSDGMALAPSLVDFVSYRSVQLDQLQGEWFAEKIFASDTGNDQAACADPVVLRDGDRGRIAIIHGTFEHAGLPNGEVAAEIIANYLLAPPMMATVEPPAEEPESIEETPVTEPTPPPVPVTVVAVEPPSGSRISPDTIIDVTFDGVPADLTVSPGELSISDVNATITGPFMAGTLNLNLIWADGIETVNYTVEEPVPPPPEGMVAIPAGDFEMGANELTDSRPVHTVWVDAFYMDAHEVTNLDYKRFLIANPEWQKRRVQGHMTEPSTYLLDWDNNNNYPEGQANHPVQHVSWHAARAYAEWAGKRLPTEAEWEKAARGSLVGKMFPNGDTISQAEANYGSEGTVPVGSYAPNGYGLYDMMGNVRELCLDHYDRGFYAMSPSRNPLNGASPSNTIADLDAYIIPIYPTEIVIRGGDWSYRSTGLHVAIRGFNRATAPSGYGSLEYPGYGFRCVQDVPR